A region of the Triplophysa rosa linkage group LG5, Trosa_1v2, whole genome shotgun sequence genome:
CGGATATTTCCctcattttaaacagaaaacagaCTAATATTTTATCTGATGCCTGGACTCTATCGTCAGAtgtttgggaaaaaataaacagatggtttGGTTGGTTGAATAATCATTCAGTTGCGACTTCAAATGTCACAttcataatgctggaattgctctataattaaagtattttacattcattcttatatttaaatttgctgtaacacattacaatacaatttatactaaatattaatataatgcaAGGCAGCACCGTAAATTTGAAGAAAACAACCTCAGAACAAAGTAGGTGCACACATACTTGACAAACACCTACAATGTAAACTGTATTGAATGGTtgtacaaagtacaaagttacaGTGATACTAGCGTAGgtacacacacaaaaccaccTGCCTCTCTTGGGTTTTGGGAAGCTATCATGAAGGCGGAAGACAACTCTTTCCACAAAGTGCTGGATGTCGCATGTCTCAGGGCCTCGAACAAATACCATCCAGTCATGTGTAAAGCCCTCTGTAGTGACTTTCTTCCTCAGCTGGGCTCTGTGTCCCAGCTCTAGTTTCACCTGTACAGTGCACTGAGGGGACACAACAGACACCTGTCAGTCTTTTGGTTCCGTACAGAATAATAACATGGAGCCAATAGTAGGAACAGTAGTTTGTTGTACAACAAAGACCTTAGTTTGAAATAGgttctcttaaaggggtcatatggcgtgaacacgtgtttttctgtgtctttggtgcgttataagttgcccatgcatgtattagacacgtaaaattgcaaaaatgtaagtatCGGAACAAAtaatgcattctatctaaaagcgaatgctcacccagacctgcctgaaacgcctcgtgtaaccacacccccacaaatctacatcagttcgtggtgtgacttgactaagaccgcccaaatgtatacgcaagtaaggcgggcgtacctgtcagtacaattgctttggaacctgatgttccaaatatggtaagaggcgttacatttccgtcacacgcttgcagtattcgaccaatcactacgcactggttaactggccaatcatagcacacctcgcttttcaaagcgatgagctttgtaaaaaatcgcccagagaggcggggcaaagaggagatacaaacatgcacggtatgtggaacatacagtgtttttgaaccttaaatcgtgtatacacattgcattacatctaaaacaaacaataacgttagttttagctgtgtcgtatgactcctttaatatatTTCTCAATACcacatatatattttatctCTGCACTTGCTCCAGTTCTTGGTGTTGCACTGTGGTTTGTCCTTTACGGCTTTTCTTGGTAATGGAAACCAAATTACAGATAGGCTTGTGAGTGTTAGCTCAGTGGTTAATACGTTTCTTGCCCATGTTTACTTAGTTTGTGtgatttctgaaaacaagcattTTTGCCAGTGAACGTGTAATACACAACTACACCTTTAAAGTCtataggggtggtttcccggacagggattagcttTAGACAGGACTagaccttagttaaattaagatatttaagttgtctttaaaaacatactaaacaaaaaacataaccgagacaaaacaatcacactgacatattttaagatatgccagTCTAAATTGtattcgatcaagacacctgtAAATTtgaattagtctgggactaggtttaagCCCTGTCAGGGAAACTGTcccataatgtttattttggtattTCCACAGTAACAAAGCATAAACTTGCATTCTCTGCTTAAATATTTGTTGACATACGCTTTGCTGTTGACTTGAAAAGCCAAACATTTCACATCTATGCTTTGATGGTGGTCGTGACTCAAAACCTATTGAGCACAATACACATAAGCACGTTAGGGCATCACAGCCGTGTGGGAACGCCTATCTATGCAATCTGTCTGTGTAGGCAGCACACTAGGTTTTGAAACACAGCCGGCTAACTGGACTGCTATGGTACGTGTAGGAACTCAGTCCATGTAAAATCCAGTTTTGAAGAAGACACGTGGGTTTCTGTAAACACACATTTGTCACAAcgtacatttacataaaacgCTGGAGTATTTTCGATGGTTTTCTGATTTTAGCATCGCTCAATGACTAGCTGGCTAAATTAGCATCCTGGCAGTCAACACAGAAACGTTGGCCTCGAGTCTTTCCAATACAGCTGCTTTAATTGTAACATCATGCATATTTCTCTCTACTGGCTGTCTGGCAGTGTCATTATAGTATTATTACCATGTTCTCCATTGTTTCCTATGTTCCGGTCGTTTGGTTTATTTACACAAGCGTTGAAGTAGATTGAATGCACATCATCGCTGTTACACATCTGCAGGAGTGTGAAGGGAGAAGCAAGTAGGGATGGGGAGTCGACTCCAAAAGAGTCGATTCCTCGACTCTTAATGTCCCTAAAGTCGGAATCGACTCCAAGACAGGAATCGACTCTCGTATCTCGTAATAACATTTACAAACAATCAAGTTTAAGGTGAAAGTCATACCTCCACTCTCTCTGACTGTACACATTTACATCTGATCCAAAACACTGCGGTAATCAGAGCATGAGAGACGCCTGGTAAGGGCACGCAATATTTCCCGTTCATTCTTCACCTTCAATCCGATCACATTCAATTCTCACATTCTCATTAAAAACTCTCCTATATTTCATCTGTCCCTcttcaagcttttatttctctaaaCAGCTGTTAAGACTTTGTGAGTTGCTTTGAATGAAAGCGTCGCGCAATGCTTAAATGTGAGTCTGTGCGCAGAACTCgacacaaatcaaaatcaagtttgtggaaacaaattaGCCTATAAAGCGTTCTGAAGTTATTCGTATTCCTGAGCCCGTTTTGAAAGGCAGTAAAGAGTCGAAGTGTCGATTCCATCGACTCCAAAAGTCGGAGTCGAGAATAGGAGTCGACTCCAAAAAACCCGGAACCGAACACCCATAGAAGCAAGTTTGAACAAATGGCCGCGACACGgacagttttaaaataaaagcagaatAGCGCTTCtcgttcatattttttcacacactatgcaaatgctgaaaaactctCCACCCatcactaaaatgttttttaagtaCTGTAAAAAGAATACATTCTTTACTCGATGCAGCCATTGAAAACTATActacaattaaataaacttcAGACTCGGTTGTTTCTGGctgatttatttttagtttgcaAACACTACAAACACATTGAATTTATAACAATACAAATTATTCCATTTTCATTACCAGCCAACAACTAAATATATACTGAGAATATTAGATACTATTCAAAACTATTCAATGAAACACATGCAAGTTTAAACAAGCAAGATTAAGCTCAAGTTTAAATTGTGATAAATGGACAGATCCAGACCACAGAGATGCTTAGATTTCTCATTCTCAGTGAAATGAAAACAGTTTATCTCCGTTTTGAAAGCTGAAACATACTTCAATCAGTAAATGTATCATCTTATTTCATGTTAGAGCTGCGTATATGTTGAATTCTCAGAGTGTAGTGAAGTCTTAGTCAGTAAGGAAGAAGGAGCCGCCTCCGTATctgtaaaaatgcacaaaagatTCAGTCATTTGCAAACAGAAGTCTGAACCTCAACATGTCCAGAACCATGAAAGAGAGAacacaacacaagagaaaacaatcaaACTGCCCTGACGTTTCCAATATATGttcataacattatattattatatctctttattctgctacttaaatgtatattttgattttgtaaaTCTTGTCTAAACTATActccatttctgtttttatatatttacatatattatattatattattatataaaccactttaagtgcactacatacatcacacttttttattttattactattattatctttcttttcgtttgtttacatattGCACTATTTGTATGCagcccagctgcaaatgctttggcaataggAATGTACACTTTGTCATGCCAATTAAGCACACCTAcattgaaattgaattgaaattgagagagaataACACAACAACATTGGTCCAAGACTGACTAGAACCTTCTTATTCCGTCCGccctataaacaaacaaagtcaTTCAGTGGTGTATGCATAAGAGCAATACCAGGGTCATTGTGAACTTTGCCCCCTGGATTCTTGTGCTGGCACTCAATGTGAGCGGTCATCTCCCCCCGGTCTGGGGTACAGTGTCCGCATTGTAGGCAACTGTATCTTCCTCTGGTGTGTTCCCACAGGATGCGACAGTTGAAGGACTGACCtggcatattttaaaaaataacttaaagatCAGTTTACATTCACAGAGACTAAATCACGGTGAATTGACATATGAAcagacacaacaacacacaacagacacattttaaaagaaaaaaaagcagACAAATGCATGATTGATGCGAGCGGAAACAGAACATCCCGATAATCATTGGCATCTGCTCATACACCCAAGAACAACATATTATTTACGCAGTGAGAAGCATTCAACATAATCCAGTTCAGGCAAATAAACACTGACACAAGAGTGTTGGGAAAGCAGGTATGTCTCCACACACAATGAGTTAGGATTCAACACCATCTTTTGCCAGAAATGACCACCAGATTTTTGCAAATGCTGATGGGAAGGGAATCAATAAAGGAATAACAGCCCTAAAAGCACACTCCCTGATATCTCTTTACATTTGTTAGTGCACCCCTGCATGTATGCATTTAGAGTGGATGGGAGTGGATCGATTTTGCACATCTGCAGGGTTCAACTAAATGGCACACCCAGGGAAACAATGACCCCGGTTAAAGGAGGGAAGGGGAGAAGGATTAGCACCCAAAGCACTTGAAGGAATTTAAAGGAAGATCTGATTTTTCCCTCAAggaatgtgtgtgtggattCTCTGTGCCTCACCTGGATCTCATCTCTACTTAAACTCTGACTGCTTGGAGAGTTCCATCTGTGCAAAAGAGGCCCGGGAGGGTCTGGCAGAACGGTGCAACACGACAAAACACAGTTCACTCAAAGCGGCCAAGGCCAAGGCATTGTTCCCCCCAAAGTCACTTAAATAATAATTCACTTTCAAAAGGACTCACACCTGTTGATAAGCAGGTGAGATCAGTTgagcaaactttaaaaaacatatttgaacaGGGTGTAAAATGTAGGATGATGTAAAGAACATTGTGATTTAACAAACTTGTTTGGAATCAGCTTTCCTCACTTACAGAGGAAAGCATTATAATATCCATTCACCTTGGTTCTTCCTCCAGACCGCATTTGATCCTGGAGGTGATGGCAGTAATGGTGAAGAGGGCAGACTGGGAGGACCAGACCTGGGTGACCGCTGCTGCTGCAAGCCCGGATCTGGTAGGTAGGCTGGATTAACAGGAGACAAAGTGGGTGGAAAAAGATTGCAGAGAGTCTCTGGAAGATTTGGGGTTGAGGCAGAACTGAGAGTGGAGAGGAACAGAGTCGCAGGGCCAGCAGAGTTTAGGTTTGTGAATGCATTGTTTTCTGGAGATTGCTGGGTCACTGgcatgtgtgtttgatgtgtgGGCAAAGTGGGCGTAGACTCCATATCCTCTGGCTCCTTTGAGTCGTCTGGATCGGTCTTAACCACAATGTCATCAGAGGTGAGAGGAACACCAGCAGCATCAGCATCAGGCGCCATTCCCGTCTCTATCTTTGCAGCCTTGTTCTTAGCGACTTTAGCACAGGTTTGAAGGTGTTTTAGAAGGGTGCGGTACGAACGTAGTTTGGCCCGACAGCTCTCACACCTAAAATACAAAAGCAACGGgtttatattattaaacacaaaataaggcCAGGACAAATATTAGTACAGAAGTGCTGGTACACATAAAAGGCCTAAGCAGCTTGCACAAAACTTTCCatcaaactaaaaataatttggTTCACCACTGAAGACTAAAGCAAAACTACACACACttacaaaaaaaagttatttggtTTGTAATGATGTCTCATATGTTCCATAAGCTGCTGCATGTTGTTAAACGAACCATCACATCCTATTTGAGAGCACAGGAAAACTTTCCCTAGAAAATAAAGGGGATGCATTAGACACCAAACTGACATTATTATTTACGGCTACTCAATTTGATAAGGAACGTTCTTGAAGTAACCAACACAAAGTAAAGAGTAAAAAGATCTCAAACGGTCCATCAAAATCAGAATAGATGTTTATATATTGAgatggtttaaaatgaaaataccaGGGAGAGATTGGGCAGTGTTCTTATTGTGGTCCTGAAGATGGCTACTCAGTGCCTCTGGACTGTTGTAGGTCCTCTTGCAACCATAAAATGAACAGGACATCTGACAGCCTGAAGTCGAAAATGACTGTTATATCAATATTCTACTTGAAGCAACTACAAGCATCGATGAAACAAATACAGATGTTATTTACTAACATACCCTCCATGGTGCTTGCCCAGAGGTGAGATAAATCTTACAATTTTCCAGCGCAGACCTAAACATTAAGATAAGAATTGCACTAGTTCAGATGGGataagggatactccacccaagaattgatattcatttattcaaaatcatttacccaccctcaagtctttgtgttcaacagaacaacgaaATATATACCGTTTTGGAACAACTGGGGGggttaattcatgacagaattttcatttttgggtggagtatcccttaaTTTGCACAAATGTTCACGTTCACTTTAGGAACAGTAGGTAAAGAACTGCGTAAAGATCTAGTACTAGTAATAGTGCGCAAACACATACAGACGTTCTAGTGTACAACAAAAACATCGCCTTACCAACTTTCTAATTAACGTTACATGTATAAGAGGTGTTATTACTTTCTGTATCACCTACTATGCATAAATTCCTTCGCCGTTTCTTGCAAGTTTTTCAAACACATTCATTCACCACAATAAATAGCTTTGTACTGTTTCCACCCTGTCTACGAGCAAAGTAGGTTTTCTTTAGCGCTCTCGCTCCCGAGTCGCAACCTGCATGTTTAGCTGCATATCGCCACCCACTGTACCGGGTGTGTAACAGCGCACGTCTCTTTGTCCCTCCGCGAAGATCAGACAGTACTGTTCAAAAGCAAGTCCAGTGAAACTACTGTGTCGTTCTGTTCCAAAAACCTGCTGAGATGTCTGCGTAAACAGCATTTTATGGTGCGTTAAGCACACTCCTGACATGGTGGCTGGTCCAAAAGTCTTAGCTAAAAAGTGCTAGAGGCAAGTTCACACTACAGGACTGAATCACTTGGTACTTACGCTATTgcctacaaaaatatttctTGTCATCTTGTCATAGCAGTGTGCATActacacaacaaaacaacagcaaaaacGAAACATTTTCTCATATAAGTTCACGCAATAACTTTACAGATTTTTCTCTGTCCCAGTGTGAGCttgccttaaaggaacagttcacccaaaatgaaaatcctgtcatcatttactcccttaaattgtttcaaatctgtataagtttctttgttctgatgaacacagagaaagatatttgaaagaatgcttttaaccaaacagttcgtGGACACCACTGACTATCatgtaggaaaaattgctttataaattatagatattttgaataatgtaggaaagcaaacagttctggggcacttttgattaccattgtaatttttcctgctatggtggccaagaactttcTTTTTAGTATCattctgtgtgttcatcagaacaaagaaatttatacagatttggaacaactcgagggtatgtaaatgacagaatttttatgggTCCCTTTAAAGTAACTCTATTTGCCCAGATTCTATGGCAGCATTACAGAGAATGCATTGCATCCAAAATAAGTCAAAGTCTGCTCTTCGCTTTGAGTGAGGTGCACTAtttttgtgatgtgtttttatgtCGCCTACTTTGAGAATTAGTCATTTATGACATGCTAGTAGCTTATAAGATTCCATAAGGTTATGTAGATGCTgcaaaattaaagtgttggaacagAGCCAGAACATCATgtaaattcaaatattttaaaatgtgtaatgtTAACATTTTCTCTTGCTACAGAAATATTTTAGAAATGGTGGAGTACTTTGAAGAAGACGAGTTTTACTTGGTTTTTGAGAAACTGAGAGGCAGTACGTCGACAAACTGTggtctttttttttcttcaaaagaaCGTAAGCATAATTTagatgaaaaatatatacaaataaaatgttttataaaatatgcaTCATTATATCAATCTTCACACATTAATTTGTTTCCTCAGGTTCTATCTTGACACACTTCAGTGAACAGGAGGCCAGCATAGTGGTGCAGAACATCGCCAGTGCTCTAGACTTTCTACACAACAAAGGTTGTGTAGAACCTTGTGTGTTGCAACAATACAATTCACCACCGTTAGTCTTTAAATGACCAGATGATGTGGATTGTAGTTACAGGGATGGCACATTGAAACCTTAAGCCAGAGAACATCCTCTGTGAACACAGTGACAGGGtcagtctctttctctctacatGAGGAGACATGAGACAACAGAGGCGAGTATATGCACTGCATTTCTGACCAGATTTTTGACGAATCTGTTGGGTACAGTAAAACATTTTCTTGTGGTGTTGAAAACCTGTCTACGACTTGTGGCAAGTCTCCCAATGCTCAATCAGTGTCGCCATGGAAATGGAGGAATCAGCCTGGCACACCCCTAgacgtgtatgtgtatgtgtatgtgtatgtgtatgtgtacgtgtatgtgtatgtgtatgtgtatgtgtacgtgtatgTGGGCACACCTGCCGATCGTCAGCACCTGATCCCCATTACGCTCACCCGATATAAGTGGGAAAGAAGGAAAGGGTGAGCTTGGTCTCCGTATGCATATGGATAATGTGTTGACGCGTCTCTGTTACCCACAGAAACCAGCGGATGAAGGTCGTTCTTTGTTACTGTATGAGTCATCCATTAGTGACTCATACAGTAGTTGTGTAGCAGTGTTTTACTGTGTCACACCACCATTAAATATAGACCGGTCTGCCTGTGGCCACTGGCCAGCTAAACTGCTAACCTCAGGCGTCACCTTCTGTTTTTCTGCATCACATCTGAATTATCAATGCATCATTCTGGGTGGAGGTTTGGTTGCATGTGTTATGTAATGTGTTCAGGCAGGGCTTGTTTATTCCTAGCTGGTTCAGAGCGACTTATATCCTTTTTTCCGAGCAGCAACCTTTTGGCCTAGTTTCCATAAGACGTGATGGTGTGTGGACCTGCTGGAACAGTTGTCCGCCGATGCGGTCAGTTCTGCTTCGCTTAAG
Encoded here:
- the znf414 gene encoding zinc finger protein 414 isoform X1 produces the protein MEGCQMSCSFYGCKRTYNSPEALSSHLQDHNKNTAQSLPGKVFLCSQIGCDGSFNNMQQLMEHMRHHYKPNNFFLCESCRAKLRSYRTLLKHLQTCAKVAKNKAAKIETGMAPDADAAGVPLTSDDIVVKTDPDDSKEPEDMESTPTLPTHQTHMPVTQQSPENNAFTNLNSAGPATLFLSTLSSASTPNLPETLCNLFPPTLSPVNPAYLPDPGLQQQRSPRSGPPSLPSSPLLPSPPGSNAVWRKNQGQSFNCRILWEHTRGRYSCLQCGHCTPDRGEMTAHIECQHKNPGGKVHNDPDTEAAPSSLLTKTSLHSENSTYTQL
- the znf414 gene encoding zinc finger protein 414 isoform X5, which translates into the protein MQQLMEHMRHHYKPNNFFLCESCRAKLRSYRTLLKHLQTCAKVAKNKAAKIETGMAPDADAAGVPLTSDDIVVKTDPDDSKEPEDMESTPTLPTHQTHMPVTQQSPENNAFTNLNSAGPATLFLSTLSSASTPNLPETLCNLFPPTLSPVNPAYLPDPGLQQQRSPRSGPPSLPSSPLLPSPPGSNAVWRKNQGQSFNCRILWEHTRGRYSCLQCGHCTPDRGEMTAHIECQHKNPGGKVHNDPDTEAAPSSLLTKTSLHSENSTYTQL
- the znf414 gene encoding zinc finger protein 414 isoform X4, which translates into the protein MCLKNLQETAKEFMHRKVFLCSQIGCDGSFNNMQQLMEHMRHHYKPNNFFLCESCRAKLRSYRTLLKHLQTCAKVAKNKAAKIETGMAPDADAAGVPLTSDDIVVKTDPDDSKEPEDMESTPTLPTHQTHMPVTQQSPENNAFTNLNSAGPATLFLSTLSSASTPNLPETLCNLFPPTLSPVNPAYLPDPGLQQQRSPRSGPPSLPSSPLLPSPPGSNAVWRKNQGQSFNCRILWEHTRGRYSCLQCGHCTPDRGEMTAHIECQHKNPGGKVHNDPDTEAAPSSLLTKTSLHSENSTYTQL
- the znf414 gene encoding zinc finger protein 414 isoform X3 produces the protein MEGCQMSCSFYGCKRTYNSPEALSSHLQDHNKNTAQSLPGKVFLCSQIGCDGSFNNMQQLMEHMRHHYKPNNFFLCESCRAKLRSYRTLLKHLQTCAKVAKNKAAKIETGMAPDADAAGVPLTSDDIVVKTDPDDSKEPEDMESTPTLPTHQTHMPVTQQSPENNAFTNLNSAGPATLFLSTLSSASTPNLPETLCNLFPPTLSPVNPAYLPDPGLQQQRSPRSGPPSLPSSPLLPSPPGSNAVWRKNQDPPGPLLHRWNSPSSQSLSRDEIQVSPSTVASCGNTPEEDTVAYNADTVPQTGGR
- the znf414 gene encoding zinc finger protein 414 isoform X2, producing MEGCQMSCSFYGCKRTYNSPEALSSHLQDHNKNTAQSLPGKVFLCSQIGCDGSFNNMQQLMEHMRHHYKPNNFFLCESCRAKLRSYRTLLKHLQTCAKVAKNKAAKIETGMAPDADAAGVPLTSDDIVVKTDPDDSKEPEDMESTPTLPTHQTHMPVTQQSPENNAFTNLNSAGPATLFLSTLSSASTPNLPETLCNLFPPTLSPVNPAYLPDPGLQQQRSPRSGPPSLPSSPLLPSPPGSNAVWRKNQDPPGPLLHRWNSPSSQSLSRDEIQVRHRESTHTFLEGKIRSSFKFLQVLWVLILLPFPPLTGVIVSLGVPFS
- the znf414 gene encoding zinc finger protein 414 isoform X6 produces the protein MEGCQMSCSFYGCKRTYNSPEALSSHLQDHNKNTAQSLPGKVFLCSQIGCDGSFNNMQQLMEHMRHHYKPNNFFLCESCRAKLRSYRTLLKHLQTCAKVAKNKAAKIETGMAPDADAAGVPLTSDDIVVKTDPDDSKEPEDMESTPTLPTHQTHMPVTQQSPENNAFTNLNSAGPATLFLSTLSSASTPNLPETLCNLFPPTLSPVNPAYLPDPGLQQQRSPRSGPPSLPSSPLLPSPPGSNAVWRKNQGVSPFESELLFK